In a genomic window of Saccharomyces paradoxus chromosome X, complete sequence:
- the MRPL49 gene encoding mitochondrial 54S ribosomal protein bL21m (Mitochondrial ribosomal protein of the large subunit~similar to YJL096W), producing the protein MLQFKFIRPVAKIAPIYRPFSSYPFRNLATSSSISRTKTKAPKVDTTPLKLSNELYATFKIHNRPYLVTEGDRVILPFKMKQAEVGDILNMTDVITLGSRNYKLVGHPINTSLYTLKATVVGKTKRAFETREVTKRRNRRVRHANSKGDLTILRISELSIN; encoded by the coding sequence GTGGCCAAGATTGCACCTATTTATAGGCCATTTAGCAGTTATCCATTTAGAAATTTGGCTACTTCCTCGAGCATTAGTAGGACGAAAACCAAGGCCCCTAAAGTGGATACGACTCCACTAAAATTGTCTAACGAGTTATATGCAACATTCAAGATTCACAATCGCCCATATTTGGTAACCGAGGGCGACAGAGTTATTCTTccattcaaaatgaaacaaGCGGAGGTAGGTGACATATTAAACATGACGGATGTAATAACTCTAGGATCCAGAAACTACAAGCTAGTTGGTCATCCGATTAATACTTCTCTGTATACTTTGAAAGCAACTGTTGTGGGGAAAACTAAGAGGGCTTTTGAAACTAGGGAGGTAACgaagagaagaaatagaCGGGTCCGTCATGCAAATAGTAAAGGTGATTTGACAATTTTAAGAATATCAGAACTGAGTATAAACTGA